A single genomic interval of Chrysemys picta bellii isolate R12L10 chromosome 8, ASM1138683v2, whole genome shotgun sequence harbors:
- the LRRC8C gene encoding volume-regulated anion channel subunit LRRC8C — translation MIPVTEFRQFSEQQPAFRVLKPWWDVFTDYLSVAMLMIGVFGCTLQVMQDKIICLPKRIQPSQNHAHVPNVSNAVPNTTPLPPPKPSTTPATVEMKGLKTDLDLQQYSFINQMCYERALHWYAKYFPYLVLIHTLIFMLCSNFWFKFPGSSSKIEHFISILGKCFDSPWTTRALSEVSGEDSEEKDNRKNNISRSNTIQPSTEGTLVKTQSLKSIPEKFVVDKGTAGALDKKEGEQAKALFEKVKKFRLHVEESDLLYAMYVRQTVLKVIKFLIIIAYNSALVSEVQFTVDCNVDIQDMTGYKNFSCNHTMAHLFSKLSFCYLCFVSIYGLTCLYTLYWLFYRSLKEYSFEYVRQETGIDDIPDVKNDFAFMLHMIDQYDPLYSKRFAVFLSEVSENKLKQLNLNNEWTADKLRQRLQTNAYNRLELQLFMLSGLPDTVFEITELQSLKLEIINNVMIPATIAQLDNLQELSLYQCSVKIHSAALAFLKENLKILSVKFDDIRELPHWMYGLRNLEELYLIGSLSHDISKNITLESFRELKSLKILYIKSNVSKIPQSAVDVSSHLQKMCIHNDGTKLVMLNNLKKMVNLTELELVHCDLERIPHAVFSLLSLQELDLKENNLKSIEEIVSFQYLRKLTILKLWYNSITYIPEHIKKLTSLERLSFSHNKIEVLPSHLFLCNKIRYLDLSYNDIRFIPPEIGVLQSLQYFSITCNKVESVPDELYFCKKLKTLKIGKNNLSVLSPKIGNLVFLSYLDIKGNHFEILPPELGECRALKRTGLVVEDTLFETLPSDVREQMKAE, via the coding sequence gttATGCAAGACAAGATAATATGCCTTCCAAAAAGAATACAGCCTTCACAGAACCACGCTCACGTTCCTAATGTGTCTAATGCAGTCCCAAATACAACCCCACTTCCTCCACCCAAACCATCCACTACTCCTGCCACTGTTGAAATGAAAGGACTAAAGACTGATTTAGACCTTCAGCAGTATAGCTTTATAAACCAAATGTGCTATGAACGTGCCCTGCATTGGTATGCAAAGTACTTCCCTTACCTTGTCCTTATACATACTCTGATCTTCATGCTATGTAGTAACTTCTGGTTCAAATTCCCTGGATCAAGCTCAAAAATTGAACACTTCATTTCCATACTGGGGAAATGTTTTGATTCTCCCTGGACAACAAGGGCATTatctgaagtgtctggggaagaCTCAGAAGAGAAGGACAACAGGAAGAACAACATAAGCAGGTCAAATACTATCCAACCTAGCACAGAAGGCACTTTGGTCAAGACTCAGTCTTTAAAATCAATACCTGAAAAGTTTGTTGTAGATAAGGGGACAGCAGGGGCACTGGATAAAAAAGAAGGAGAACAGGCAAAAGCATTGTTTGAAAAGGTGAAGAAATTCCGACTGCATGTTGAAGAAAGTGATCTGCTCTATGCTATGTATGTTCGTCAGACTGTACTTAAAGTTATTAAATTCCTTATCATTATTGCTTACAATAGTGCACTAGTTTCAGAAGTTCAATTTACAGTAGACTGTAATGTTGACATTCAGGACATGACAGGATATAAGAATTTTTCCTGTAATCATACCATGGCACATCTATTCTCTAAACTTTCCTTCTGCTACTTGTGCTTTGTAAGCATCTATGGACTAACATGCCTTTACACTTTATATTGGTTGTTCTATCGTTCACTAAAGGAATATTCTTTTGAATATGTTCGGCAAGAGACTGGAATTGATGATATCCCAGATGTTAAGAATGACTTTGCTTTTATGCTTCACATGATAGATCAATATGACCCTCTTTATTCAAAGAGATTTGCAGTGTTCCtgtctgaagtcagtgaaaacaaGCTGAAACAGCTGAACTTAAACAATGAATGGACTGCGGATAAATTGAGACAGAGGCTACAAACAAATGCATATAACCGGCTAGAACTGCAGCTCTTCATGCTTTCTGGACTTCCAGACACTGTTTTTGAAATTACAGAGCTGCAGTCTTTAAAActtgaaataattaataatgttatGATACCAGCAACCATTGCACAGTTGGATAATCTCCAAGAGCTCTCTTTGTACCAGTGTTCTGTGAAGATCCACAGTGCTGCCTTGGCTTTTCTGAAGGAAAATCTGAAGATCTTGAGTGTCAAGTTTGATGACATCAGAGAGCTTCCACATTGGATGTATGGGCTCAGAAATTTAGAAGAGCTCTACTTAATTGGTTCTCTCAGTCATGATATTTCCAAAAACATTACTCTTGAGTCTTTTCGGGAACTTAAAAGCCTTAAAATTCTCTACATTAAAAGCAATGTATCCAAAATCCCACAATCTGCAGTTGATGTTTCAAGTCATCTTCAAAAAATGTGTATCCATAACGATGGCACCAAATTAGTGATGCTCAATAACCTGAAGAAAATGGTTAACTTGACAGAGTTGGAGCTGGTTCACTGTGATTTGGAGCGCATACCTCATGCAGTTTTTAGCCTTCTCAGTCTCCAGGAATTGGATTTAAAGGAAAACAACCTAAAATCAATAGAAGAAATAGTTAGTTTTCAATATCTGAGAAAACTTACAATCCTAAAACTGTGGTACAACAGTATAACATATATCCCAGAGCATATAAAGAAACTCACTAGCCTAGAGCGTCTTTCCTTTAGTCACAACAAAATAGAGGTTCTTCCATCCCACCTATTCCTATGCAACAAAATCAGATACTTAGACTTGTCTTACAATGATATACGATTTATTCCACCGGAAATAGGAGTGCTGCAAAGTTTACAGTATTTTTCCATCACTTGTAACAAAGTGGAGAGTGTGCCAGATGAATTATACTTTTGCAAAAAACTTAAGACTCTCAAGATTGGGAAAAATAACTTGTCAGTCCTTTCACCTAAAATTGGTAATTTAGTATTCCTCTCCTATTTGGATATTAAAGGCAATCACTTTGAAATTCTCCCGCCTGAACTTGGTGAGTGTAGGGCTTTGAAGCGGACTGGCTTGGTTGTAGAAGACACTTTGTTTGAAACTTTGCCTTCTGATGTTAGAGAGCAGATGAAAGCTGAATAA